A region of Salinibacter sp. 10B DNA encodes the following proteins:
- a CDS encoding DsbA family oxidoreductase translates to MTIDVYADIACPWCYVGRARLQQALTQRSDVEATLRWRPFQLQPDMPTEGRDFRTVLANKFGSWERAQQMFERIRELGAEEGLTFDFEAIEAAPNTAEAHRLVLWAEEQGAGDAMATALFRAYFSEGRNVSTRDVLVDCAAEVGCDPDEARTMLNGDAYVEAVRESQERAQRRGITGVPCYVFNEEHAVTGAQPTEVFVEAIDALNTASTSE, encoded by the coding sequence ATGACAATTGACGTCTACGCCGACATTGCCTGCCCCTGGTGCTACGTGGGCCGCGCTCGGCTACAGCAGGCCCTGACACAACGCTCCGACGTGGAGGCAACGCTCCGATGGCGTCCCTTCCAGCTCCAGCCCGACATGCCGACCGAGGGGCGCGACTTCCGCACGGTCCTCGCGAACAAGTTTGGCAGCTGGGAGCGTGCTCAGCAGATGTTCGAGCGCATTCGGGAGCTGGGGGCGGAGGAGGGGCTCACGTTCGACTTCGAAGCGATCGAAGCGGCCCCGAACACCGCCGAGGCACACCGGCTCGTACTGTGGGCGGAAGAGCAGGGCGCGGGCGACGCCATGGCCACTGCTCTGTTTCGGGCCTACTTCTCGGAGGGACGGAATGTCTCGACCCGCGACGTGCTGGTTGATTGCGCCGCAGAGGTCGGGTGCGATCCGGATGAGGCCCGTACGATGCTGAACGGCGATGCGTACGTCGAGGCGGTGCGCGAGAGTCAAGAACGGGCCCAGCGCCGCGGAATCACCGGCGTGCCCTGCTACGTGTTCAACGAGGAGCACGCGGTGACGGGGGCGCAGCCGACGGAGGTATTCGTCGAGGCGATCGACGCCCTCAACACTGCCTCGACGAGCGAGTAA
- a CDS encoding HAMP domain-containing sensor histidine kinase — MKDDRTDLWSDESELSQEKGGATASVPSTAAAAQEVDEDDLETALNAVVHDSLAPILVGLSTLYLVQMVTHMLLLSRPNAVYISMLAAASSVILLLLRIVLTGVTPESDRVYVLSALTFVIALTNTLWSQVLTKEVEVVVMALLLVGTGFVFLSKWWFTAVLAVSLFSWLLVSGLVHAPEALFFPAIGLSGAAALATMMHVVRRRTNRRAERLRRATEQQQEALAQALMVKEYQQRQLEKSEESLQDALGDLQQTKKALEHREQELSRTVEELTVAKEKAEEASQLKSAMLANMSHEVRTPLTSISGFAEVLTEEASGQEKQFAAMIHENSKRLLDTLSSVLRLSKLEAGKQNLHLESVDLVEEAEAIVTEQAERADNAGITLQLDLCEQCACVLDPGAVQRILRNLVGNAIKFTEDGGEVAVRVARVHRGSDADQAEASFTHARVEVEDTGPGMSESFQESMFEAFRQESEGPRRTHKGSGLGLSITKELVELLHGDITVESELGVGTRFTIHLPRHPESETSDGATSGAAAYTNGREHRENAHASAETDPGE, encoded by the coding sequence ATGAAAGATGATCGCACGGATCTTTGGTCGGATGAATCGGAGCTCTCGCAGGAGAAGGGGGGGGCCACAGCCTCTGTTCCCAGCACCGCGGCAGCGGCGCAAGAGGTCGATGAGGACGACCTTGAGACGGCCCTCAATGCGGTCGTTCACGACAGCCTTGCGCCCATCCTCGTCGGGCTGAGCACGCTATATCTTGTGCAGATGGTCACGCACATGCTGCTGCTCTCCCGGCCGAATGCCGTCTACATCTCGATGCTCGCGGCCGCCTCGTCGGTGATTCTCCTCCTGCTGCGCATTGTGCTTACGGGGGTCACGCCGGAGAGCGATCGAGTGTATGTCTTGAGCGCCCTGACGTTTGTTATTGCATTGACGAATACCCTCTGGTCGCAAGTGCTGACCAAAGAGGTGGAGGTGGTGGTCATGGCCCTTCTGCTGGTGGGAACGGGGTTCGTATTTTTGTCGAAATGGTGGTTTACGGCCGTCCTGGCAGTGTCGTTGTTTAGCTGGCTCCTCGTGTCCGGACTGGTCCACGCACCGGAGGCGCTCTTTTTTCCGGCCATCGGGCTTTCTGGGGCGGCAGCTCTGGCGACCATGATGCACGTGGTGCGCCGGCGGACCAACCGGCGCGCCGAGCGGCTCCGGCGAGCGACCGAGCAACAGCAGGAGGCCCTTGCGCAGGCACTCATGGTCAAGGAGTATCAACAACGGCAATTGGAGAAGTCCGAAGAGTCCTTACAGGATGCGCTTGGCGACCTTCAACAGACCAAGAAGGCGCTCGAACATCGTGAGCAGGAGCTGTCCCGAACGGTGGAAGAGTTGACCGTAGCCAAAGAGAAAGCCGAAGAGGCCAGCCAACTCAAATCCGCTATGCTTGCCAACATGAGCCACGAGGTCCGGACGCCCCTCACCTCCATTTCGGGATTTGCGGAGGTGCTCACGGAGGAAGCCAGTGGGCAGGAAAAGCAATTTGCCGCTATGATCCACGAGAACAGCAAGCGATTGCTCGACACCCTGAGTTCAGTCCTTCGCCTCTCGAAGCTGGAGGCTGGGAAGCAAAACCTGCATCTGGAGTCGGTGGATCTTGTCGAAGAGGCGGAGGCCATTGTCACCGAGCAGGCTGAGCGGGCCGACAACGCGGGCATCACTCTTCAGCTCGACCTCTGTGAACAGTGTGCCTGTGTGTTGGACCCGGGGGCAGTGCAACGCATCCTGCGGAATCTCGTCGGAAATGCCATCAAATTTACGGAGGACGGCGGTGAGGTGGCGGTGCGAGTCGCTCGCGTCCACCGGGGCTCCGATGCCGATCAAGCCGAGGCGTCCTTCACGCATGCGCGAGTGGAGGTAGAGGATACTGGGCCGGGCATGAGCGAATCGTTTCAGGAAAGCATGTTCGAGGCGTTCCGGCAAGAATCGGAGGGCCCCCGTCGCACGCACAAAGGGAGTGGATTGGGCCTATCGATTACGAAAGAGCTGGTCGAGCTTCTGCACGGAGACATCACAGTTGAGAGCGAGCTAGGGGTGGGCACCCGTTTCACGATT
- a CDS encoding DoxX family protein: protein MNSKYLYWGATGLIALFAAFSGTMYFIADAPAQTIERLGYPDYFHILLGIAKLVGAAILLIPLPRSLKEWAYAGFTFDFIAAFISHLMVGDPVSSLVMPVVALVLLMTSYTAYHQYVLAEETAVTA, encoded by the coding sequence ATGAATTCCAAGTATCTCTACTGGGGTGCTACCGGCCTCATCGCACTATTTGCCGCGTTCTCCGGGACGATGTATTTCATTGCCGACGCTCCTGCGCAGACCATCGAACGGCTGGGATACCCCGACTACTTCCACATCCTCCTCGGCATTGCTAAGCTCGTGGGAGCAGCAATCCTGCTCATTCCACTTCCCCGCTCGCTAAAAGAGTGGGCATACGCCGGGTTTACCTTCGACTTCATCGCCGCCTTTATCAGCCACCTCATGGTGGGCGACCCGGTCTCCTCCCTTGTCATGCCCGTCGTGGCCCTCGTCCTCCTCATGACATCGTATACGGCCTATCACCAGTACGTGCTGGCGGAGGAAACGGCTGTGACTGCGTAA
- the gnd gene encoding phosphogluconate dehydrogenase (NAD(+)-dependent, decarboxylating): protein MQIGMIGLGKMGANMSRRLLQDGHEVVGFDLDAEAVQELEEDGAHGATELDALVDQLDPARVCWMMVPAGDPVDATIDDLLPQLEDGDILVDGGNSNYKDTLRRAERVQEAGLHYVDVGTSGGVWGLEEGYSMMVGGAEAAVDVLRPALETLAPGPDKGWGHMGEVGSGHFVKMVHNGIEYGVMQAYAEGFDIMHAKEEFDLDLKQVAETWRFGSVVRSWLLDLTARALDDDQELPDVAPWVDDSGEGRWTVKEAIDLDVPAPVITDALISRLDSRVEDSYTHKLLAAMRNQFGGHDVKSSDE from the coding sequence ATGCAAATCGGAATGATCGGACTCGGCAAAATGGGCGCGAACATGTCGCGCCGCCTCCTGCAGGACGGCCACGAGGTGGTCGGCTTCGACCTCGACGCAGAGGCCGTTCAGGAGCTTGAGGAGGACGGGGCCCACGGCGCGACCGAGCTCGACGCTCTCGTCGACCAGCTTGACCCGGCGCGCGTGTGCTGGATGATGGTGCCGGCGGGCGACCCGGTGGATGCCACCATCGACGACCTGCTTCCGCAACTTGAGGACGGGGACATTCTCGTGGACGGCGGAAACTCAAATTACAAAGATACGCTTCGCCGGGCCGAGCGCGTACAAGAGGCTGGCCTGCACTACGTGGACGTGGGCACCTCCGGCGGCGTGTGGGGCCTGGAGGAAGGGTACAGCATGATGGTGGGGGGAGCGGAGGCCGCCGTCGACGTGCTCCGTCCGGCCCTCGAAACGCTCGCGCCGGGGCCGGACAAGGGCTGGGGCCACATGGGCGAGGTGGGCAGTGGGCACTTCGTCAAGATGGTGCACAACGGCATTGAGTACGGCGTCATGCAGGCCTATGCCGAGGGCTTCGACATCATGCACGCGAAGGAAGAATTCGATCTGGACCTGAAGCAGGTGGCGGAGACGTGGCGCTTCGGGAGCGTGGTGCGCTCGTGGCTGCTGGACCTGACGGCTCGCGCACTGGACGACGATCAGGAGCTGCCCGACGTCGCGCCGTGGGTCGACGACTCGGGGGAGGGCCGTTGGACGGTGAAGGAGGCCATCGACCTCGACGTGCCGGCCCCGGTGATCACCGATGCGCTCATTTCGCGGCTCGACTCCCGCGTGGAAGACTCCTACACGCATAAGCTCCTCGCTGCCATGCGCAACCAGTTCGGCGGGCATGACGTCAAGAGCAGTGACGAGTGA
- a CDS encoding kelch repeat-containing protein codes for MPHTRRRFLRLGATAAAALATTSWTGRVAAGASPAEWQTAPSLPGRMQEVYCTTWNEQIVVAGGLRSGPDSNRKFATLSDTALFDPATDTWREGPNLPAPRHHIVLATANETVYGFGGFVGESLQNGFQFRDDMYAFDGEEWTRVGSMPVPLGETVALAVDDRIHLVTGSLHGADTQGGTGRHLVYDPSTNDWSEAAPAPTARSSATGAVLDGHLYVAGGRTPTNGLTNLGALERYDPDADAWTECRPLPQPSGGLAGAALDGTLYVFGGEYFDGAGGVYEHTWAYDPQADDWTEQPPMPTPRHGLAGTALDDRVFAIGGNTAAAIGAATADTVETLIPDAD; via the coding sequence ATGCCGCACACCCGCCGCCGATTTCTTCGCCTCGGAGCTACCGCCGCTGCCGCTCTTGCGACGACGTCCTGGACGGGGCGTGTCGCGGCAGGTGCCTCCCCGGCGGAGTGGCAGACGGCGCCGTCCCTGCCCGGGCGCATGCAGGAGGTGTATTGCACGACCTGGAACGAGCAGATCGTCGTCGCGGGCGGCCTCCGTTCCGGGCCTGACAGCAACCGGAAATTTGCGACACTGTCGGACACGGCGCTGTTCGACCCGGCGACCGATACGTGGCGCGAGGGGCCTAACCTGCCCGCTCCGCGCCACCACATCGTCCTGGCGACGGCGAACGAGACCGTGTACGGCTTCGGAGGATTTGTCGGCGAGTCGCTGCAAAACGGCTTTCAGTTTCGGGACGACATGTATGCCTTCGACGGGGAGGAGTGGACGCGGGTCGGATCCATGCCCGTTCCGCTCGGGGAGACCGTGGCCCTCGCAGTCGACGATCGAATTCACCTCGTGACTGGGAGCCTGCACGGAGCGGATACGCAGGGCGGGACGGGCCGGCATCTCGTCTATGATCCGTCGACCAATGACTGGAGCGAGGCGGCACCCGCGCCCACTGCTCGCAGCAGTGCCACCGGGGCCGTCCTCGACGGACACCTGTACGTGGCCGGCGGCCGAACCCCCACGAACGGACTCACCAATCTGGGAGCGCTGGAGCGCTACGATCCGGACGCCGATGCCTGGACGGAATGTCGCCCCCTGCCTCAACCGTCCGGGGGGCTCGCGGGGGCGGCCCTCGACGGCACGCTCTACGTGTTCGGGGGCGAGTACTTCGACGGAGCGGGCGGCGTCTATGAGCACACGTGGGCTTACGACCCGCAGGCCGACGACTGGACCGAGCAGCCTCCTATGCCCACGCCGCGCCACGGCCTGGCCGGGACCGCACTCGACGATCGCGTCTTCGCCATCGGCGGCAACACCGCCGCGGCCATCGGCGCGGCCACGGCCGATACCGTCGAAACGCTCATTCCCGACGCAGACTGA
- a CDS encoding thioredoxin domain-containing protein gives MPDVEHAHTFSFDELRNTVQSSEGPVLIDFWEPRCTACRATLDTIDRLACRVSGHGVVGTFNVHENPEAARSLGVETVPTLIVFRDGEVESVLQGAEKIQNFVDRIDEEVFFGNPPTCET, from the coding sequence ATGCCCGACGTCGAACACGCTCACACCTTCAGCTTCGACGAGCTTCGGAATACTGTCCAGTCGTCCGAAGGGCCGGTCCTAATCGACTTTTGGGAGCCGCGGTGCACCGCCTGTCGGGCCACGCTCGATACGATCGACCGTCTCGCCTGTCGGGTCAGTGGGCATGGCGTAGTGGGGACGTTCAACGTGCACGAGAATCCGGAAGCGGCGCGTTCGCTAGGGGTGGAGACCGTGCCCACGCTCATTGTGTTTCGGGATGGGGAAGTCGAGTCGGTGTTGCAGGGGGCCGAGAAAATACAAAACTTCGTTGACCGGATCGACGAAGAGGTCTTCTTTGGTAATCCGCCGACGTGTGAGACGTAG
- the zwf gene encoding glucose-6-phosphate dehydrogenase, translating into MPQIQPHLFVIFGATGDLTKRKLIPALYHLMQDEDVARRCVVLGAARSDWSDEQFRTSAQEALREKGYSEEAVSTWCTRNLFYQCLGDDGDDYAALGDRIDQLERHLDLPGNRAFYLSLPPSIYGPAVEGLGEAGLSESPGWTRVVVEKPFGYDLPSAKKLNETVHRHFDEDQVYRIDHYLGKETVQNLMAFRFGNAIFESLWNREHIERIEITVAEGLGVGGRGGYYDQSGHVRDMVQNHLTQLLTLVAMEPPSSMDANAIRQEKVKVLNAVQQPNPETDVVFGQYQSGTVEGESVSGYREEPDVPDDSTTETFAALRLNIPNWRWQGVPFYLRTGKRLPTKLTQIAVRFEGAPVSLFQTDGQPCIPQGADCEARSNELLITLQPDEGFDLRFEVKAPGDNGNGTMNLETQQLSFSYQDAFGPVPDAYETLLRDIIVGDPTLFVRGDEVEASWQLYSPLLDAERPVHPYAAGTWGPEAVDRLLSNWTSGARERVPQRAAEGA; encoded by the coding sequence ATGCCACAGATTCAGCCGCACCTGTTCGTCATCTTCGGCGCCACGGGCGATCTCACGAAGCGCAAGCTCATTCCGGCGCTCTATCATCTCATGCAAGATGAGGATGTGGCCCGGCGCTGCGTGGTGTTGGGCGCGGCTCGCTCCGACTGGTCGGACGAGCAGTTTCGAACGTCGGCACAAGAGGCCCTTCGTGAAAAAGGATACTCCGAGGAGGCAGTGTCGACGTGGTGCACCCGCAACCTCTTCTATCAGTGCCTCGGCGACGACGGCGACGACTACGCCGCCCTGGGGGATCGTATCGATCAGCTGGAGCGTCACCTCGACCTGCCCGGCAATCGGGCCTTCTACCTGTCGCTCCCCCCGAGCATTTACGGGCCTGCGGTTGAGGGGCTTGGGGAGGCTGGGCTGAGTGAGAGTCCCGGCTGGACGCGGGTGGTGGTCGAGAAGCCGTTCGGATACGACCTGCCCTCGGCCAAAAAACTGAATGAGACCGTCCACCGCCACTTCGATGAGGATCAGGTCTACCGCATCGACCACTACCTCGGCAAGGAGACGGTGCAGAACCTGATGGCCTTCCGGTTCGGCAACGCGATTTTTGAGTCGCTCTGGAATCGGGAGCACATCGAGCGCATCGAGATTACGGTGGCGGAGGGTCTGGGTGTGGGGGGACGCGGCGGGTACTACGACCAGTCGGGCCACGTGCGCGACATGGTGCAGAACCACCTGACCCAGCTCCTTACGCTCGTCGCCATGGAGCCGCCGTCGAGCATGGATGCCAATGCCATCCGGCAGGAGAAGGTGAAAGTGCTCAATGCCGTTCAGCAGCCGAATCCGGAGACCGACGTCGTCTTCGGCCAGTACCAGTCCGGTACGGTGGAGGGGGAGTCCGTCTCAGGCTACCGCGAGGAGCCGGACGTGCCCGATGACTCGACGACTGAGACGTTCGCGGCCCTGCGCCTCAACATTCCCAACTGGCGGTGGCAAGGGGTGCCGTTCTATCTGCGCACCGGCAAGCGGCTGCCCACGAAACTCACGCAGATTGCCGTCCGCTTCGAGGGGGCGCCCGTCTCTCTCTTTCAAACCGATGGACAGCCGTGCATTCCGCAGGGGGCCGACTGCGAGGCGCGCTCCAACGAGCTGCTCATCACCCTGCAGCCGGACGAGGGATTCGACCTCCGCTTCGAGGTGAAGGCGCCCGGCGACAACGGCAACGGCACGATGAACCTGGAGACTCAGCAGCTGAGCTTTTCCTACCAGGATGCTTTCGGCCCGGTGCCTGATGCCTACGAGACGCTTCTCCGCGACATTATCGTGGGAGACCCCACGCTCTTTGTGCGGGGAGACGAGGTGGAGGCCTCGTGGCAGCTCTACAGTCCCCTGCTGGATGCGGAGCGGCCGGTGCACCCGTACGCGGCCGGCACCTGGGGCCCCGAGGCCGTCGATCGCTTGTTGTCCAACTGGACATCGGGGGCTCGTGAGCGCGTGCCCCAGCGGGCAGCGGAGGGAGCGTAA
- a CDS encoding queuosine precursor transporter, whose translation MSDSATETAEPDVTFRAHDLDRLRNADPSRAERAFTVLAGIFIGALVITNAIASKFFVLFGQELSCGIIAYPVTFLATDLISEIYGRKRANTVVGAGFVVSVFITIVVWIANAAPTYAQSPVSGEAFNSVFGLLPGIVLGSMIAYLTSQFIDVQIFEFWRKLTGGKYMWIRNNGSTFFSQLVDTIMVVTIALVIWPEVDGNPGTSPLGFETWQGIVFGQYVFKIGIAALDTPLFYVATHYLTNWIQEEEAALEANGVPQ comes from the coding sequence GTGTCCGATTCTGCAACCGAGACCGCCGAGCCCGACGTGACCTTCCGGGCGCACGACCTCGACCGGCTCCGCAACGCCGACCCCTCCCGTGCCGAACGGGCCTTCACGGTGCTGGCCGGCATCTTCATCGGGGCACTCGTCATCACCAACGCCATCGCGAGCAAGTTCTTCGTCCTGTTTGGACAGGAGCTCTCGTGCGGCATCATCGCGTATCCGGTCACGTTTCTGGCCACGGATCTCATCTCAGAGATTTACGGCCGGAAGCGCGCGAATACGGTCGTCGGGGCGGGCTTCGTAGTGAGCGTGTTCATCACCATCGTAGTGTGGATCGCGAATGCCGCCCCTACCTACGCGCAGTCTCCTGTAAGTGGGGAGGCCTTCAACTCGGTGTTTGGGCTGCTGCCCGGCATCGTGCTCGGCTCCATGATCGCGTACCTCACGTCCCAGTTCATCGACGTGCAGATCTTCGAGTTCTGGCGCAAGCTCACGGGCGGGAAGTACATGTGGATTCGCAACAACGGCTCCACCTTCTTCAGCCAACTGGTCGACACGATCATGGTCGTCACCATCGCGCTCGTCATCTGGCCGGAAGTAGACGGCAATCCCGGCACTTCCCCCCTTGGCTTCGAAACGTGGCAGGGCATCGTGTTCGGGCAGTACGTCTTCAAGATCGGCATCGCCGCACTCGACACGCCCCTCTTTTACGTGGCCACCCACTACTTGACGAATTGGATTCAGGAAGAGGAGGCCGCGCTGGAGGCGAACGGAGTGCCACAGTAG
- a CDS encoding glycoside hydrolase family 15 protein — translation MSVPPTSKLAIKTDYRPIEHYGLIGDMHTVALVSKGGSIDWCCLPRFDGPSVFARLLDAEKGGHFQIKPQTDTMTTKQFYWPETNVLVTRFLSGEGVGEVCDFMPVTGRANDPRHRQIIRTVRAVRGTVVFQIDCQPAFNYARDEHETELIREGACFRTSDHALNLAAAVNLQKHRDGVRGDVTLNEGESTTLVLRDIEPGGRCVRTLSPEEADQAFRDTVQYWRDWLSQSTYTGRWREMVHRSALTLKLLTYEPTGAIVAAPTCSLPEDIGGERNWDYRYTWIRDATFTLYAFLRIGFTEEARNFIDFLSQLYTEEAAGKGPLQVMYGIDGRTDLTEETLDHLEGYRNSAPVRIGNGAYDQLQLDIYGELIDAIYLHDKYGVPISYETWQSVRTFVNWVCDNWDQTDEGVWEVRGGQQHFLYSKLMCWVAVDRGLRLARKRSLPADEPRWRACRNEIYEAIMTRGWNEEREAFTQTFGGEALDASTLMMPLVRFISPGDDRLLKTLDATLASPDDGGLVSNGLVYRYDAHETNDGMDGAEGTFNICTFWLVEALTRASEADPSRLEDARLVFEQMLGYANHLGLYAEETGTHGEALGNFPQAFTHLALISAAYNLDRTLDGQ, via the coding sequence ATGTCCGTTCCCCCCACGTCGAAGCTTGCGATCAAGACGGACTACCGACCGATCGAACATTACGGCCTGATTGGCGACATGCACACGGTTGCTCTTGTAAGCAAGGGGGGGTCGATCGACTGGTGCTGCTTGCCCCGGTTTGACGGACCCAGCGTCTTTGCTCGTCTTCTGGATGCTGAAAAGGGGGGGCATTTTCAGATCAAGCCCCAGACGGACACGATGACGACCAAGCAGTTTTACTGGCCGGAGACCAACGTGCTAGTGACGCGCTTTCTGTCGGGGGAAGGAGTGGGTGAGGTCTGCGACTTTATGCCAGTGACGGGCCGCGCCAACGATCCGCGGCACCGCCAGATCATCCGCACGGTGCGGGCGGTGCGCGGCACTGTCGTCTTCCAAATCGACTGCCAGCCGGCGTTCAATTACGCACGCGACGAGCACGAAACGGAACTCATTCGGGAGGGGGCCTGCTTCCGCACGTCGGACCATGCGTTGAATCTGGCTGCGGCCGTCAACCTGCAGAAGCATCGGGACGGCGTGAGGGGCGACGTCACGCTGAACGAGGGCGAGAGTACGACGCTCGTGTTGCGCGACATTGAGCCAGGGGGGCGCTGCGTGCGCACCCTTTCGCCCGAAGAGGCCGACCAGGCCTTCCGCGACACCGTGCAGTACTGGCGCGACTGGCTCTCGCAGAGCACCTACACCGGCCGCTGGCGCGAGATGGTGCACCGGTCGGCCCTCACCCTTAAGCTGCTCACCTACGAGCCCACCGGGGCCATCGTGGCGGCGCCCACCTGCAGCCTGCCCGAAGACATTGGTGGCGAGCGGAACTGGGACTATCGGTACACCTGGATTCGGGACGCCACCTTTACCCTCTATGCGTTCCTGCGCATCGGATTTACGGAGGAGGCCCGCAACTTTATCGACTTTCTGTCGCAACTCTACACCGAGGAGGCGGCCGGAAAGGGGCCCCTGCAGGTCATGTACGGCATTGATGGGCGCACGGACCTGACCGAAGAAACGCTAGATCACCTGGAAGGCTACCGAAACTCCGCGCCCGTTCGCATCGGCAACGGGGCCTACGACCAGCTCCAGCTCGACATCTACGGGGAGCTCATCGATGCCATCTACCTACACGACAAGTACGGCGTCCCAATCTCCTACGAGACCTGGCAGTCGGTGCGTACCTTCGTGAACTGGGTCTGCGACAACTGGGACCAGACCGACGAAGGGGTGTGGGAGGTGCGAGGGGGACAGCAGCACTTTTTGTATTCAAAGCTCATGTGCTGGGTAGCTGTGGATCGAGGGCTGCGCCTGGCCCGCAAGCGTTCCCTTCCAGCCGATGAGCCGCGGTGGCGGGCGTGCCGGAACGAGATCTACGAGGCCATTATGACCCGGGGATGGAATGAGGAGCGAGAAGCCTTTACTCAGACGTTTGGGGGGGAGGCGCTGGATGCGTCGACCCTCATGATGCCCCTGGTGCGCTTTATCTCGCCGGGCGACGATCGGCTTCTCAAGACCCTGGATGCAACCCTCGCCTCGCCCGACGACGGGGGACTGGTGTCCAATGGGCTCGTCTACCGCTACGACGCGCACGAGACCAACGATGGGATGGACGGAGCAGAGGGCACGTTCAACATCTGCACGTTCTGGCTCGTGGAGGCCCTCACGCGGGCCAGCGAGGCGGATCCATCTCGTTTGGAAGACGCACGCCTCGTGTTTGAGCAAATGCTCGGCTATGCCAATCACCTGGGTCTCTACGCCGAAGAGACGGGCACCCACGGCGAGGCCCTGGGCAATTTCCCCCAGGCGTTTACGCACCTCGCGCTCATTAGCGCTGCCTACAACCTCGATCGCACGCTGGACGGGCAGTGA